In Deltaproteobacteria bacterium HGW-Deltaproteobacteria-2, the following are encoded in one genomic region:
- a CDS encoding cobalamin biosynthesis protein CbiM: protein MHMADALLSPAVGATMWAGSVAAIGYSSKKLKENIDNKTIPLMGVMGAFIFAAQMINFTIPGTGSSGHIGGGMILAVILGPYAAFLAMASILTVQALFFADGGLLALGCNIWNLGIYPCFLVYPLIYKPIAGDGKNARRISIASIVSVLIALQLGAFSVVLETLLSGKSELPIGTFVLLMQPIHLAIGLVEGIITAGIINYVRKTRPEILHASSFSRPLDAGVSVKKVLVVFLVLAVITGGALSWFASTHPDGLEWSIEKVTGKGELASATQGIAPALKEIQEKTAFLPDYGFKPTTREEPKDNEAPSCPGIETGTSVAGIVGGAIVLMFILFIGFGIRFFKRR from the coding sequence ATGCACATGGCAGATGCTTTACTCTCCCCGGCGGTGGGAGCAACAATGTGGGCCGGTTCAGTGGCGGCCATAGGATATTCATCCAAAAAACTGAAAGAGAACATCGACAACAAGACAATTCCGCTAATGGGTGTTATGGGTGCTTTTATTTTTGCGGCACAAATGATCAACTTTACCATTCCCGGTACGGGTTCGAGCGGACACATCGGCGGAGGCATGATTCTAGCTGTTATACTGGGGCCATACGCGGCGTTTCTCGCCATGGCTTCAATATTGACTGTACAAGCTCTTTTCTTTGCCGACGGCGGATTGCTTGCCCTTGGCTGCAACATCTGGAATCTGGGCATCTATCCGTGCTTTCTTGTCTATCCTTTGATATACAAACCCATTGCAGGAGATGGAAAAAACGCCCGACGAATATCCATCGCGTCAATTGTGAGTGTGTTAATCGCTTTGCAACTGGGCGCTTTCTCGGTTGTTTTGGAAACGCTTTTGTCCGGTAAGAGTGAATTGCCCATAGGCACATTTGTCCTGCTGATGCAGCCGATACATCTGGCTATCGGTCTCGTTGAAGGAATTATCACAGCCGGAATTATCAACTATGTTAGAAAAACCAGGCCGGAGATTCTTCATGCCAGTTCTTTTTCCCGTCCTCTCGATGCCGGTGTTTCTGTTAAAAAGGTTCTTGTGGTCTTTCTAGTCCTGGCCGTGATTACCGGCGGCGCTCTATCCTGGTTTGCTTCAACTCATCCCGACGGTCTGGAATGGTCCATTGAAAAAGTTACAGGCAAGGGCGAACTGGCATCAGCGACGCAGGGTATTGCTCCGGCTCTCAAGGAAATTCAGGAAAAGACGGCTTTCCTTCCCGACTATGGTTTCAAACCAACGACCAGGGAAGAACCAAAGGATAATGAAGCTCCTTCCTGTCCGGGAATTGAAACCGGCACTTCGGTTGCCGGTATTGTCGGAGGAGCAATCGTTCTGATGTTTATTTTGTTTATCGGTTTTGGAATCCGTTTCTTCAAAAGACGATAG
- a CDS encoding transporter, producing MICLVLLLLACPSWAAHPLITDDAGTQGKGNFQLELNGQYDWDRDHTEDISVSATGGQAGVTLSYGVAENVDLVLILPYLWGQAEVNEITVYDEKGIGDAVLETKLRLFEKSGFSLAFKPGISFPTGNEVKGLGTGKLGGHLFLIASQELGSWAFHGNLGYIRNENKVDERKDIWHASLATTWEVIKDVNLVVNVGIDRNPDKEAKNDTAFLIGGIIYSINENIDVDLGIKCGLTEPETDFSLLTGVAFRF from the coding sequence ATGATATGTCTGGTGTTGCTGCTCCTTGCCTGCCCGTCCTGGGCTGCACACCCGCTGATTACCGATGATGCAGGCACTCAAGGGAAAGGGAATTTTCAGTTGGAATTAAACGGTCAGTATGATTGGGACAGAGATCACACTGAAGATATATCTGTGAGCGCCACGGGAGGTCAGGCGGGTGTCACGCTATCCTATGGCGTCGCTGAAAATGTCGACCTGGTTCTGATCCTGCCCTACCTGTGGGGACAGGCGGAAGTAAATGAAATAACAGTATATGATGAAAAGGGAATCGGCGATGCTGTATTGGAAACGAAGTTGCGATTATTCGAAAAAAGCGGTTTCAGTCTGGCATTCAAGCCCGGAATCAGCTTTCCCACCGGTAACGAAGTAAAGGGGTTAGGTACCGGAAAACTGGGTGGTCATCTTTTTTTGATTGCGTCGCAGGAACTGGGGTCATGGGCGTTTCATGGCAATTTGGGTTACATCAGAAATGAAAACAAGGTCGATGAACGCAAGGATATCTGGCATGCTTCGCTGGCCACGACCTGGGAAGTTATTAAAGATGTGAATCTGGTGGTCAATGTCGGCATAGACCGAAATCCCGATAAGGAAGCAAAAAATGATACAGCTTTTCTCATCGGCGGAATAATCTATTCCATAAACGAAAATATTGATGTTGATCTAGGCATCAAGTGCGGCTTGACCGAACCAGAGACTGATTTTTCATTGTTAACCGGGGTGGCCTTCCGGTTTTAG
- a CDS encoding ligand-binding protein SH3, which produces MKTYKLLWLLLAALFLPVVSLAAESGSALKADVLRAQPYSDAKKTGDIKRGENLQILGKKGAWLNVKAMKASGWVRLLSIKRGAASSGSQVKGVLDVASGRAGTGKVVATTGVRGLNEEELKNAKYNEVEVKKLESFTITSGQAQQFAKSGGLKAVKFNYLPEPQ; this is translated from the coding sequence ATGAAAACATACAAATTATTATGGCTGCTGCTGGCAGCTTTATTTCTACCGGTAGTTTCGTTGGCGGCGGAATCGGGCAGTGCGCTCAAGGCGGATGTTCTCCGCGCGCAACCTTACTCAGATGCAAAAAAAACAGGTGATATTAAGCGCGGTGAAAATTTGCAGATTCTTGGCAAAAAAGGCGCATGGCTGAATGTGAAAGCAATGAAAGCCAGCGGTTGGGTGCGCCTGCTATCAATTAAGCGCGGCGCAGCCAGCAGCGGTAGTCAGGTTAAAGGTGTGCTGGATGTGGCCAGCGGCAGGGCAGGGACAGGTAAGGTGGTTGCCACAACCGGTGTGCGCGGCTTGAATGAAGAAGAGCTTAAAAATGCTAAATATAACGAGGTCGAGGTGAAAAAGCTGGAGAGTTTTACAATAACTTCCGGGCAGGCACAGCAGTTTGCCAAAAGCGGCGGTCTTAAAGCAGTCAAATTCAACTACCTGCCGGAACCACAATAA
- a CDS encoding molecular chaperone TorD, translating to MTKLKLLIGQWLAQTTRKLQNNFYIYLGVLLTLFVFVDAGVFHVGENMRQKAFDLMVRSRLIMPKPDKNIVIVDINEASLAAMAKDFGRYPWPRQVFGEFLENIEAQNPKAVIFDILFSDADIANPDSDAYFDNAIAATSNTFFPFIRLSEDQDKLSNVKPSMIPGVKEMIQDKADKNATLAVILPHFPAAINSGRLGFNNIYPDKDGIVREYNLYRNDYGWKVPSLPFSVGSMLGYNLPDKQGVLLNWRGKPFTYHYVTFSDVMLDLSSKEKKRPPNEFTGKTVIIGSTAPSLFDLKATPMAKIYPGVEVLATAIDNVKHGDYLHVWRGALTYVLFSLLLIWLTAVAFYKQADRDKLNKVFSSSQIGLLVISYVIINVTNNYFDISGPIIWAVAYFSVAKVYALANDLALQRWLAFGVKAGEGGSMVLIMPILVESKEPLGDALLKKLKRRIELTCKTPNTVDVLKGSQSGIWGLFGDMAVVCWTYAEKQEKYAKQAKQDAEQLAAQMPMILIDIGLPGNTKVRYTKHEGGLAAGVSLADQWRSLFAQAVIKMEHIGQNG from the coding sequence TTGACAAAACTGAAATTACTCATTGGACAATGGCTGGCTCAAACCACAAGAAAACTGCAAAACAATTTTTATATTTATCTCGGGGTTTTGCTTACGCTGTTTGTTTTTGTTGATGCCGGTGTATTTCATGTGGGCGAGAACATGCGCCAAAAGGCTTTCGATTTAATGGTGCGCAGCCGCCTGATTATGCCCAAACCGGACAAAAATATTGTTATTGTGGATATTAATGAAGCTTCTCTGGCGGCAATGGCGAAAGATTTTGGACGATACCCGTGGCCGCGTCAGGTCTTTGGAGAATTTCTGGAGAATATTGAAGCACAAAATCCCAAGGCGGTTATATTTGATATCTTGTTCAGCGACGCCGATATAGCCAATCCCGACAGCGACGCTTATTTCGATAACGCCATTGCCGCAACAAGCAATACTTTCTTTCCTTTTATCCGGTTATCAGAAGATCAGGATAAACTAAGCAACGTGAAACCATCGATGATTCCCGGCGTGAAGGAAATGATTCAGGATAAAGCAGACAAAAATGCAACCCTGGCGGTTATATTGCCGCACTTTCCGGCAGCGATTAATTCCGGTCGTCTGGGATTCAATAACATTTATCCGGATAAAGACGGCATCGTGCGTGAATATAATTTATACAGAAATGACTATGGATGGAAAGTGCCGTCGCTACCGTTTTCCGTAGGCAGCATGCTGGGCTACAATTTACCGGATAAACAAGGTGTACTTCTTAACTGGCGCGGCAAACCCTTCACTTATCACTATGTCACGTTCAGCGATGTAATGCTGGATTTGAGCAGTAAAGAGAAGAAACGACCGCCGAATGAATTTACCGGGAAAACTGTGATCATCGGCTCTACTGCTCCCAGCCTGTTTGATCTTAAAGCGACGCCGATGGCTAAAATTTATCCGGGCGTTGAAGTTCTGGCCACGGCCATTGATAACGTCAAACATGGAGATTACCTGCATGTCTGGCGCGGCGCGCTGACTTATGTCCTGTTTAGTTTACTGCTTATCTGGTTGACAGCCGTGGCGTTTTATAAGCAGGCGGATCGCGATAAATTAAACAAGGTTTTCAGCAGCAGCCAGATTGGTTTGCTGGTGATTTCCTACGTTATTATTAATGTCACTAATAATTATTTCGATATCAGCGGACCGATTATCTGGGCGGTCGCGTATTTCAGTGTCGCCAAGGTTTACGCGCTGGCCAATGATCTGGCGTTGCAGCGCTGGCTGGCTTTCGGCGTCAAAGCCGGCGAAGGCGGCTCGATGGTTTTGATCATGCCTATTCTGGTGGAAAGCAAAGAGCCGCTGGGCGACGCTTTGCTTAAAAAACTGAAACGAAGGATTGAACTTACCTGTAAAACTCCCAATACGGTTGATGTCCTGAAAGGTTCACAGAGCGGTATCTGGGGTCTGTTTGGCGATATGGCGGTTGTCTGCTGGACCTATGCCGAAAAACAGGAGAAATACGCGAAACAGGCAAAACAGGATGCTGAACAGCTTGCCGCGCAAATGCCGATGATATTGATTGATATCGGTTTGCCCGGCAACACGAAAGTCCGTTACACAAAGCATGAAGGAGGATTGGCCGCCGGAGTTTCTCTGGCCGATCAGTGGCGAAGTTTATTCGCGCAGGCTGTCATAAAAATGGAACACATTGGGCAGAACGGATAA
- the cbiQ gene encoding cobalt ECF transporter T component CbiQ translates to MTFDEKYYNIGFIDQLSYKNTFVHRLDPRAKLIATLLFLFTVISFSKYEITALLPFFLYPVLLMTVGEIPFTFIFKKVLLVSPFAIFIGIFNPLLDSGQVVILSGFTISAGWLSFFSILVKFTLTVSTALLLIATTSFPGVCHALRQLGLPSLFVSQLSFLYRYIFVLMEETMRIVRARDMRSYGQRGAGMQIYIRIVGILFIRTIERAERIYYAMLSRGFQGDMPTLKRFHIKTGDFIFALSVAVFLYIFRFYPVTQIVGKFVQGVFS, encoded by the coding sequence ATGACTTTTGATGAAAAATATTACAATATCGGATTTATAGACCAGCTATCATACAAGAACACCTTCGTTCATCGTCTGGATCCACGGGCTAAACTAATCGCCACACTCCTGTTTCTCTTTACAGTTATTTCCTTTTCCAAATACGAAATTACCGCTCTTTTGCCTTTTTTTCTCTATCCGGTTCTGCTGATGACTGTGGGTGAAATTCCATTTACATTCATTTTCAAAAAAGTTCTTCTGGTCTCGCCTTTTGCCATCTTTATCGGGATTTTTAATCCTCTACTGGATTCAGGACAGGTCGTTATTTTGAGTGGATTCACGATTTCGGCGGGATGGCTGTCCTTCTTTTCTATTCTGGTCAAGTTCACCCTCACCGTCAGTACGGCGCTTTTACTTATCGCCACGACATCTTTCCCGGGTGTTTGCCACGCTCTCAGACAATTGGGGCTGCCTTCTCTTTTCGTTTCACAACTTTCATTTCTCTATCGTTATATTTTTGTCCTTATGGAAGAAACCATGAGAATCGTTCGCGCCCGGGATATGCGCTCTTACGGTCAGCGCGGCGCCGGGATGCAAATATATATACGCATAGTTGGGATACTTTTTATAAGAACCATCGAGAGGGCTGAGCGGATTTATTACGCAATGCTTTCCAGGGGATTTCAGGGAGATATGCCTACGCTCAAACGTTTTCATATTAAAACCGGCGATTTTATTTTTGCCTTATCTGTCGCGGTTTTTCTGTATATCTTCCGGTTCTATCCGGTAACTCAAATAGTGGGTAAATTTGTTCAAGGAGTGTTTTCATGA
- a CDS encoding cobalt ABC transporter ATP-binding protein gives MSHHIVEFKNVSFRYPDGTEALRDISFRITHGESVGIIGANGAGKSTLLLHMNGYLMPTSGTVNIGDLFLTRQTRQEIRRKVGIVFQNPDDQLFMPTVYEDVAFGPLNLGMDETAVRERVEYALNLVSGLDLQNKPPHHLSCGQKSSVAIASVIAVEPDILAMDEPAANLDPRSRRLLINLLKTFEHSKIIASHDLDLIMDVCRRCIVIKEGTVVADGPVSDILTNRQLLEENHLELPLSLQRR, from the coding sequence ATGAGCCATCATATTGTCGAATTTAAAAATGTTTCCTTCCGCTATCCGGACGGAACCGAAGCTCTGCGGGATATATCTTTTCGTATTACGCACGGCGAATCGGTGGGCATCATCGGTGCCAACGGAGCGGGTAAATCCACTTTATTGCTGCACATGAACGGCTATCTCATGCCGACTTCAGGAACGGTAAATATCGGCGATCTTTTTCTGACGAGGCAAACCCGACAGGAAATCCGAAGAAAAGTGGGAATTGTTTTTCAAAATCCCGATGATCAGCTATTCATGCCGACTGTTTATGAGGACGTGGCTTTCGGTCCTCTCAATCTGGGCATGGATGAAACTGCCGTGCGGGAAAGAGTTGAATATGCTCTGAATCTGGTAAGTGGTCTGGACCTTCAAAATAAACCACCGCATCATCTCTCCTGCGGCCAAAAGAGCTCAGTGGCTATAGCCTCGGTCATAGCCGTGGAACCCGATATTCTGGCCATGGATGAGCCGGCGGCAAATCTCGATCCCCGATCACGGCGATTGCTTATCAATCTGCTCAAAACTTTCGAGCATTCTAAAATAATCGCCTCACACGATCTCGATCTGATTATGGATGTGTGCCGTCGTTGCATTGTAATCAAAGAAGGAACTGTGGTCGCCGACGGTCCTGTTTCGGATATCCTCACCAACAGGCAACTGTTGGAAGAAAACCATCTGGAACTTCCCCTGTCGCTTCAGAGACGCTGA
- a CDS encoding sodium-translocating pyrophosphatase yields the protein MLQNKRSISTFLLSTLMFLLMAGAAFAGEADIKLPDLTQVSFLGGALAGLTILNAGLIICLIGMAFGIMQYVQTKNLPAHKAMLDVSQTIWETCKTYLFQQGKFLIALWILIAICIVYYFGALQGKIVSDIIIILVCSILGILGSYSVAWFGIRINTVANSRAAFASLSGKPLNIVNICLRSGMSVGLLLVSIELFFMIIILAYIPKELAGPSFIGFAIGESLGASALRICGGIFTKIADIGSDLMKIVFHLPEDDPKNPGVIADCTGDNAGDSVGPTADGFETYGVTGVALIAFLALALASNPEMGGKLIVWIFAMRILMILTSLASYFVNDIISKAVFGGTKAFNFEHPLTNLVWITSIVSIAVTFIASYYLLGDLTEPYLGLWWALSAIISCGTIAGAVIPEFTKVFTSTSSRHCEEVVNASKQGGASLNILSGLVAGNFSAFWEGLTIMVLMLIAYLISQNPAVTALMPPAFTFAAPVFAFGLVAFGFLGMGPVTIAVDSFGPVSDNAQSIYELSLIESRPDVKEIVKKEYGIAPDFEAAKHCLESADGAGNTFKATAKPVLIGTAVVGATTMVFGIIILLEGLFGNVVARLSLVQPEIIMGLIMGGAVIYWFTGASIQAVVTGSYEAVVYIKKNIKLDKKEASIEDSKKVVQICTQYAQKGMINIFIVIFFMCLALAFFNPYFFIGYLIGIAFFGLFQAIFMANAGGCWDNGKKIVEVDLKMKNTPLHEASVVGDTVGDPFKDTSSVSLNPVIKFTTLFGLLATEIAVTMTNQNLKTGLAVAFFLIALIFVYRSFYSMRISEEKLDG from the coding sequence TTGCCCGCGCACAAAGCAATGCTGGATGTTTCCCAGACAATTTGGGAAACCTGCAAAACCTATTTGTTCCAACAGGGTAAATTTCTCATCGCATTATGGATCCTGATCGCCATTTGTATCGTTTACTACTTTGGCGCACTCCAGGGGAAAATAGTTTCGGACATCATCATAATTCTTGTCTGTTCGATTTTAGGTATTTTGGGTTCTTATTCTGTCGCCTGGTTCGGTATACGTATCAACACAGTGGCTAACTCCCGCGCTGCTTTTGCATCACTCAGCGGCAAGCCCTTGAACATAGTAAATATTTGTCTGCGTTCCGGTATGAGCGTTGGACTTTTGCTGGTCAGCATCGAACTGTTCTTCATGATCATCATCCTGGCCTACATTCCGAAAGAGTTAGCCGGTCCTTCCTTTATCGGTTTTGCCATCGGTGAATCTCTGGGCGCTTCCGCTCTGCGTATCTGCGGTGGTATCTTCACGAAGATTGCCGATATCGGTTCCGACTTGATGAAAATCGTTTTCCATCTGCCGGAAGACGATCCCAAAAATCCTGGTGTTATCGCTGACTGTACCGGTGACAATGCTGGTGACAGCGTTGGCCCCACGGCGGATGGCTTTGAAACATACGGTGTTACCGGCGTTGCCTTGATCGCCTTTTTGGCTTTGGCTCTGGCCAGCAATCCTGAAATGGGCGGCAAGTTGATTGTCTGGATTTTTGCTATGAGAATCCTCATGATCCTGACCTCTCTTGCTTCGTATTTTGTTAATGATATTATCAGCAAGGCAGTTTTTGGCGGCACAAAAGCATTTAACTTTGAACATCCCTTAACCAATCTGGTTTGGATTACATCCATTGTTTCCATCGCGGTTACTTTCATCGCTAGCTATTATCTGCTTGGCGACCTCACCGAACCTTATTTGGGATTGTGGTGGGCACTTTCGGCCATCATCAGCTGCGGAACCATAGCCGGGGCAGTTATTCCGGAATTTACCAAAGTATTTACCAGCACAAGTTCACGTCACTGCGAAGAAGTTGTCAATGCTTCCAAGCAGGGTGGTGCCTCTTTAAATATTCTTTCCGGTCTGGTTGCCGGTAACTTCTCTGCTTTCTGGGAAGGTCTCACCATCATGGTTCTGATGCTGATTGCCTATTTGATATCCCAGAATCCGGCTGTTACAGCTTTGATGCCTCCGGCATTTACTTTTGCCGCTCCGGTTTTTGCCTTTGGTCTGGTCGCTTTCGGTTTCCTGGGCATGGGTCCGGTAACCATCGCGGTGGACAGCTTTGGACCTGTATCCGACAATGCGCAGTCCATTTACGAATTGTCCTTGATTGAATCACGTCCCGACGTAAAAGAAATTGTGAAAAAAGAATATGGCATTGCACCTGATTTTGAAGCTGCCAAGCACTGCCTCGAGTCTGCTGACGGCGCGGGCAATACTTTTAAAGCGACAGCTAAGCCCGTGTTGATCGGGACCGCCGTTGTCGGAGCCACCACAATGGTTTTTGGTATCATCATTCTGCTCGAAGGTCTCTTCGGTAATGTTGTTGCCAGACTGTCCCTGGTTCAGCCGGAAATCATTATGGGCTTGATCATGGGCGGCGCGGTCATTTACTGGTTTACCGGCGCTTCTATTCAGGCGGTTGTCACCGGCTCTTATGAGGCGGTTGTATACATTAAAAAGAATATCAAATTAGACAAAAAAGAAGCATCGATTGAAGACTCCAAGAAAGTCGTTCAGATTTGTACCCAGTATGCTCAGAAGGGTATGATCAATATCTTCATCGTGATCTTCTTCATGTGCCTGGCGCTGGCTTTCTTTAACCCCTACTTCTTCATCGGTTACCTGATCGGCATCGCCTTCTTCGGTCTGTTCCAGGCAATCTTCATGGCCAATGCCGGCGGTTGCTGGGATAATGGCAAGAAGATCGTTGAAGTTGATCTGAAGATGAAAAACACTCCGCTGCATGAAGCCAGCGTTGTCGGCGACACAGTCGGCGACCCTTTCAAAGATACCTCTTCAGTGTCTCTGAACCCGGTTATTAAATTCACGACCCTGTTCGGATTGCTGGCAACGGAAATCGCCGTTACCATGACTAATCAGAATTTAAAGACTGGTCTGGCCGTAGCCTTCTTCCTCATCGCGTTGATTTTCGTATATCGTTCATTCTACAGTATGCGGATTTCTGAAGAAAAGCTTGACGGATAA
- a CDS encoding site-2 protease family protein yields the protein MFGRPISLFKILGFEVKIDISWIILAALITWSLASGLFPAYYKDLPSNSYWWMGAAGAVGLFLSIIVHELTHSLVARYYGIPMKEITLFIFGGVAQMEDDPPNPKSEFMMAIVGPLSSFLMGGLFFTLYAVGKNSGWPVTVNGVLSYLVWLNIILAVFNLIPAFPLDGGRVLRSALWSWKKDIRWATSFAARIGSGFGIALIALGIFYIVKGNFVSGLWWFLIGIFLRSTAQMSYQQLLARSLFNTKKVKDLMVKDPVTVPRSISLEEFVRDYVYKHHFQMYPVLSFGKLTGCISIKQIASIPREEWATSTVGAVAMPCNKETTVGPEEDANKALSIMNRTGNIRLLVVKEDNLEGIISLKDMLNLLSLKMELNDFGKK from the coding sequence ATGTTTGGTCGACCGATAAGCCTTTTTAAAATTTTAGGATTTGAAGTAAAAATAGATATAAGCTGGATTATTCTGGCGGCTTTGATTACCTGGTCGCTGGCCAGCGGTCTTTTCCCCGCATATTATAAAGACCTCCCTTCTAACTCTTATTGGTGGATGGGCGCTGCCGGTGCTGTTGGACTTTTTTTATCCATAATTGTTCATGAATTGACTCATTCTCTTGTTGCCAGGTATTACGGCATACCCATGAAGGAAATTACACTGTTTATTTTTGGCGGTGTTGCCCAGATGGAAGATGATCCTCCGAATCCTAAATCTGAATTTATGATGGCAATAGTTGGACCTCTTTCCAGTTTTTTAATGGGGGGACTCTTTTTTACGCTTTATGCTGTCGGAAAAAACAGCGGCTGGCCGGTAACGGTTAATGGTGTTTTAAGTTATTTGGTATGGTTAAATATAATTCTGGCTGTCTTTAATTTAATTCCTGCATTTCCTCTGGATGGCGGAAGGGTCTTGCGTTCCGCTCTCTGGAGCTGGAAAAAAGATATACGCTGGGCAACCAGCTTTGCCGCAAGGATTGGGTCTGGCTTCGGAATTGCATTAATTGCTTTGGGAATATTTTATATAGTCAAAGGCAATTTTGTAAGCGGTTTATGGTGGTTTTTAATCGGCATTTTTCTACGTTCAACTGCGCAAATGTCTTATCAGCAGCTTTTGGCGCGCAGCCTCTTTAATACAAAAAAAGTAAAAGACCTGATGGTTAAAGATCCCGTGACTGTGCCGCGTTCCATATCATTGGAAGAATTTGTTCGTGATTATGTGTATAAACACCATTTTCAGATGTATCCGGTACTTTCTTTTGGCAAGTTGACAGGGTGTATTTCCATAAAACAAATTGCATCAATTCCACGCGAGGAATGGGCAACTTCCACGGTTGGAGCCGTGGCTATGCCGTGCAACAAAGAAACAACAGTAGGACCTGAGGAAGATGCCAATAAAGCACTATCGATTATGAATCGCACAGGAAACATCCGACTGCTGGTTGTCAAAGAGGATAATCTGGAGGGCATCATTTCCTTGAAGGATATGCTTAATCTTTTATCCCTTAAAATGGAATTGAATGATTTTGGGAAAAAATAA
- a CDS encoding nickel-responsive transcriptional regulator NikR translates to MSNLVRFGVSLEEDLLVKFDNHIKKHKYTNRSEALRDMIREELVKKEWTENKEVTGAITLVYDHHTRELVTKVLDVQHDHHDCILSTQHIHLDHHNCFEIIVTKGKSKEIEVLYQKLKSIKSVKHAGFMMATKGKDLP, encoded by the coding sequence ATGTCCAATCTTGTTCGTTTTGGTGTATCGCTGGAAGAAGATCTTTTGGTAAAATTTGACAATCATATTAAAAAACATAAATACACCAATCGGTCCGAAGCTTTGCGCGATATGATTCGTGAGGAACTTGTTAAAAAAGAATGGACGGAAAATAAAGAAGTTACCGGCGCGATAACGCTGGTTTATGATCACCATACCAGAGAGCTGGTCACTAAAGTGCTTGATGTTCAGCATGATCATCATGATTGCATACTTTCTACACAGCATATTCATCTTGATCATCATAATTGTTTTGAAATAATCGTGACCAAGGGCAAATCGAAAGAAATCGAGGTGCTCTATCAGAAGTTGAAGTCCATCAAAAGTGTGAAACACGCGGGGTTTATGATGGCGACGAAAGGCAAGGATTTACCCTAG
- a CDS encoding 4Fe-4S ferredoxin: protein METTIYFYTGTGNSLWTARKLSGMIGNTELIPLSLAGEGLIRSNSENIGFIFPVHIWGVPTRVVAFMNRLETDSTKYYFAIAVNAGQVAATLIQLKTILKKKNIHLATGFSICMPSNYIPWGGAIAQEKQQIKFEEALAKIKEIAGSISAKEERQPEKGPAWQNIFFSAIYRLSFPKVPLMDKSFWIDNKCTSCMICEKICPAQNVSITNGKPTWQHHCEQCFACLQWCPEEAIQYGKGTSKKKRYHHPEIKLSDMLTGIPKRST, encoded by the coding sequence ATGGAAACTACAATCTATTTCTACACGGGAACAGGAAACTCTCTGTGGACAGCAAGAAAACTTTCCGGGATGATTGGAAATACTGAATTGATTCCCCTGTCTCTCGCCGGTGAAGGCTTAATTCGTTCTAACTCAGAAAACATCGGGTTTATCTTTCCTGTTCATATCTGGGGTGTACCCACGCGTGTCGTTGCTTTTATGAATCGTTTGGAAACCGATTCTACGAAATACTACTTTGCGATTGCCGTTAATGCCGGGCAGGTTGCAGCCACTCTAATTCAATTAAAGACGATATTGAAAAAGAAGAACATTCATCTTGCCACGGGATTTTCCATTTGTATGCCCAGCAATTACATCCCCTGGGGCGGGGCCATTGCACAAGAAAAGCAACAGATAAAATTCGAAGAAGCTTTGGCTAAAATAAAGGAGATTGCCGGGTCTATCAGTGCAAAAGAAGAAAGACAGCCGGAAAAAGGTCCAGCCTGGCAAAATATTTTCTTTTCAGCTATTTATCGTTTATCTTTCCCTAAGGTTCCCCTAATGGATAAATCGTTTTGGATTGACAATAAATGTACAAGCTGCATGATTTGCGAAAAAATTTGTCCAGCTCAAAATGTATCGATCACTAATGGCAAACCAACCTGGCAACATCATTGTGAACAATGTTTTGCCTGTCTTCAATGGTGTCCTGAAGAAGCGATTCAATATGGCAAAGGAACATCTAAGAAAAAACGCTACCATCACCCGGAAATAAAATTAAGCGACATGTTAACCGGCATTCCCAAAAGAAGCACATAA